In the genome of Pseudomonas bubulae, one region contains:
- a CDS encoding glycine zipper domain-containing protein, with protein MKLTSILLLSLGLVSGVASAGGTTEAGVGGALGGVLGAVVGQQLGGSTGSAIGAGVGGAAGSAVGADKRSRGEAAIGGALGAAGGNVLGRSVGGSTGALVGSAAGGGAGGALGNYMGNKSDSDDRRYRDRDNRRYYRDDHRGRGHAYGHRKNKHRHD; from the coding sequence ATGAAGCTCACCTCGATTCTCTTGTTGTCCCTTGGCCTGGTCAGTGGCGTAGCCTCGGCCGGTGGCACCACCGAAGCCGGTGTAGGCGGCGCATTAGGCGGGGTTCTTGGCGCCGTTGTTGGCCAACAGCTCGGCGGCTCGACCGGTTCTGCGATTGGTGCAGGTGTGGGTGGTGCGGCAGGTAGTGCCGTAGGTGCCGACAAACGCAGCCGTGGTGAAGCCGCCATTGGCGGCGCACTGGGTGCTGCAGGCGGTAACGTGCTGGGCCGCAGTGTCGGCGGCAGCACAGGCGCACTGGTGGGCTCGGCCGCTGGCGGTGGTGCCGGTGGCGCGCTGGGCAACTATATGGGCAATAAAAGCGACAGCGACGATCGCCGCTATCGTGACCGCGATAACCGTCGCTACTACCGCGACGATCATCGCGGCCGTGGCCACGCGTATGGCCATCGCAAAAACAAGCATCGTCACGACTGA